In the genome of Malania oleifera isolate guangnan ecotype guangnan chromosome 5, ASM2987363v1, whole genome shotgun sequence, the window TCTTTTCTGTGCTTACTACTGTGATGTGCTTGTGTGCGAAAGAGCATTGATAAAGTGTATTATAATGGCTTTTTTAGCTTAAGTGGTCCTTCAATGAAATATGGTCCTTTCTGATGAGCAATTTAATATACAAACCAAATTTCAGGCATCATGGCAGATATCACAGCAGTGTTGGCAGCTGTGGGCATCACGATATGTTCTTGTGCGGTGAGTGGTCAAAATTTAAGGAAAACTCAGCTCTTATTAAGTTTTCAATGAAATCCTTGTCATGCATCTCAATCTCCATTTTCAATGAGCAGGCTGAGATTGATAGGGGAAAGGGTATGGCTGTCATGTTATTTCATGTTGAAGGAAGCCTGGACAGTTTGGTATGGGTACATCGCATTCTATTATGAATCCCTTTATTATATAATTTGGCTTGTATTAAGTATCTGTTTCTTTCACCTCAGGTTAATGCTTGTTCGAACATTGATCAAATCCTGGGTGTTTTGGGATGGTCAACGGGTTGCAGCTGGCCATGCTTTGTAGAGAATCACCAATTTCTTGAATGCTAGTTAATCAGAAGATACGCTTACCCCAGGTAACCCAGCTATCGCTGGCTTGGGTACAAAGTTTTGCCGTTGGAGAAATATGAGATTCATCTGTGAAAAAGATTTTGGATATATGGTTCCATAGTCATCATATATTTGTTGAGAACTCAAACACAAAATAAGCCAGCATCATCCAATCATCATAAATTTGTGGTCAGGACATTGTACATAGAGAAACAGAGCGATAGATAGGGTTGGAGAGTATACAGTGTGCGCCATTGTAAACATACTGTATGGAGATGACAGTGGAGCATTCCCGCGTAAGGGTTTAACAAAGCTCTCTCACTCTCGAAGttatgtttgtaatatttgtaataTGTGTTGTCACTTGTGTTAATCGGACCATTATCAGTAACTAGGGATACTTCTACCCTAATTACGTTAAAATTAGTGTCCAGATTGTAAAGGGAAACGTTCAAGTTTCATCTGTTTTAGAATATCAATTCTTAGAAATAAAAAAGTTCATTACATGGATTTGACAGTTTGAAAAGAGTCCAGTTATTACATATCAAATGAGCTAAATTTTTTTAATCCATACTTATGAAATATACTAAAAATGATTATTATTTAATCTTACAATGAAAATGTATTTGCACTCTATCGCTTGTTTGATGAAATGATAAATGTTTGCATGAACAAGTTTTTTGTAAATCATTACGTCTTTAtgcaaattttattttgttttttaatttattttattttgaggtCAAAATGTAATATAAGTATGCATTCAATCAATCATTAAAGTTGAGATGTTTTTAAAATGCGTAGGAATGGAGTATACAGAATTTTGAATGGATCAAGTGATGAATCTGATTTTAGTCAAAGTAGAATGTTAGTGTGAGGGTCACAACATGGTCGAGTGTCACGGTCCGattattttcacaccgttgtggaAGGGTCGTGGGATGCTAGTTAAatcactcttgtttaactagtcaacCTATTGTTTACTAATATTCATTCACAaaatactttcattagcattcaatcaaatggcagcggaaacagtaagcgttcatgaaagtagtggcaaacaaacagtaaacattgaatctactcAATTCATTAATAACACCTCCATTGAtaatgtgtgtttagcgagggacggaagtaggctaaacacgttgacaaaagttagtgagttttacaatgactaaaTTCACCCTTTCCTAAAGAGCTTTTTAGGTCATTCCCATTAGCATtgggaaacatcaaagtgatcgaggagtcatactaccATATTTTGCATACAAAGATACTGCTAGCAGAAAATAACACTACACTGGTATAtatatgatggaaacccatcctaagcacacgaggcaagcggtcacagacaaacataatgccttgaacaaacTTAACTCATTATATTCTCCCTCCACTTATACAGTTGGCGTCCTCGTAGACTTTAGCATTATGTACACTTTAGCTTTGTCCACGAAAGACTTCATATCTTTcgtagaaatccagctgatttctttgtcatcaaggcatttccacttcactaggaacttctgccgcttcttccttgaggatataaACTTTCTGTCTgtaaggatctcttcaacttcatgtttGTTAGGTTGCATTGTCTTCAACTCTGTTCTGTTGGACTGACTTCTTCTTAGATCGTTGGTGTCGGCATTGAACGACTTGAGGCATTTGACATGAAACTGCAGTCTTCTCCACTGATTTGTCCACTTCTTCATCTATTTAGAAGCTCTCTCTAGATAAACTCGGGGAAACTTTGCATTCtatctccattctctggtgaagatgtacgccctgagACTTTTTTGTCTGTATGGCTTGCccattgtgtgaggtaacagtggctgctggcctgtaacaagctcaaaagggctcttgttggttgttgagcttcTTTGGGCATtaccacagaacggagccacatcaagtagttgcacgccattcttctggttgttgTTGACAAAATTgtgcaagtactcttctagtagctctttgaatctcttcatctgtcagCCTGTTTGTCGGTGAtaacttgaagagatgtcaagatgtgatcagaatatcttgaaaaattctgtcaagaagttgtcaatgaacattaagtctcggtcacaaacaataacttggggaaaaccccaatatctcacaatagtcacaagaaaaaatggtgtcgtctcctttaccgaatagtactttggtgcgACTATGAACGTACCAAACTTCCTCCGCTCCCCCTTGCCTTGTTAGCAAATGAGACAAGtccgggtataatcaaccacatcatcatgcaTGTACGCCCAATAATACCTCGCCAGTAATCCTGTCATTAGAGTCATTTTCCACGAATACCCCTCAATGAATTTCTTGtaatatctagtaaggccaagaaagaagcacaactccttcactgtcgtgggtatcttccattcttgaatcatgcttaccttctccatacccctccggatacgaccttatTCAActacatgaccaaggaatttgttgttCCGGCGAGTGAAAGAGAACTTCCCTTTCTTCATATACAGACTATTTCCCCTCATCCTGTTGAACACCTCTCATAGATGCTCTTCACGTTTCCTCAAAAACGACACTGATAGTCCCAACgatgctttggaagggcgaacacatcccacttccaattcatcaagctgttaccccaactctactatctctggaGGCGTTATCCGATGTAGCCCTTTAGCAGTTGGTTCCACTCTTGGCAAGAACTCGATCTCATGCCCCAAAGTCCGTCGTGAAAGCAAATTGTGAGGAAGATTATCTGgcaacacctccttgtactcatccaactcCGCTTGGATAGTCGTAGGCACCAGCTTTTGGCCTATATCTTTGcataccaccaccgtggctagacgtgtctgctcatcctgacccaatccctcattgagttctatggcctttcgttgcaacgacttgcaccatgcacgagtgatctcccattagACATAAGGAACCAGccaaaggcatcagcactgccctcgtcccccttaggaattCCATTCCTAAAATgattggaaagtcatccaatggcaccgctgtgaaattcacatgaccttcccattgtccaagcttcacaatacttgcttggctactcccagagtaggctggacTACAGACTTAACTgttttcatgcgtcctgtatccttctttAAGGATAAGTTTAGTCTCCATGCTTGCaactgtgaaacaaaattatgagtagccctcATATCCACCATAGCGTGGATACttttcccattgatcctcaagtccacaaacattaacccctttgctcgtgtaactttcggtgctttTGCCTGCTTTTCTAATGCGTTCACCTGCCGCGTTGCACCTACCCTCAGGGCATCATCCTATTCCTCCTTGCTTTCCACCACTTGtcccgaagtggaagcttgtaaggcattgagtaatcccttgtgttgacactcactcactctgtgagatccaccacacaagtagtaCAAAATTTTATTCTTCCCCTTTctattgggtgtgttgaacccttgagaagACGAAGcgtcctttgaggttgatgatttagagtcggctcccccactcttgggtttgccttttttgaaagactttccattgttgCCCTCTCCGCCAAACCTTTTGGatgaagcggtatcatcaccagcatagtcagtcaagcgttccgcagcagcttgtgcagtagacaagtcttAAACTCTTTGCCTATAAAGTTCAGTTCtagcccatggtttcatcccctttagaaaataaaaaaacttgCCCTTCttcgacatatcccgaatatccaacatcaaagcagaaaattgtttcacatattcactgattgaccTCGTATGCTTAAGATCTTttagttttctccttgcattatactcaacattcttaggAAAGAGCTGgaccttgagctctctcttcaagtttgcccaaCCATCGATTACACAACTTCTATTTTCAATATCTTTGTACTTGGTACACCACCACAATTTGgtatcaccaaccaagtacatggtcgcagtatccatcTTTGCCCGTTTTGAGGCCATCCTTATAACACGAAAGTACTACTTcgtatcaaacaagaagttctctaactccttggcatcttggGCACCCCCTATACGTcttgggttctggtaccttggtcttgctcactctcggagtgttggagttccccatagcaagaaccattagATTCAGCTTTGCATCTAGATCCACCATCCGACATTGCAAAGTTTTCACTGCAAGGCAAAAGTCCTCTGACATCTCACCTagcaaacttgcttgatgcttttgtgatcccatcacctcatcaacaagttctctcatctgggctaCCTTTGCGGCCACAGtattggttgttgcctcaacttatgcttccagcacgctgatcctcttaACATtatttggtgccatggtcacttaccaaagctttctaAATCCCACAACAAAGGTAATTGAATTCTCGTAACAATTGAGCcttgggctctaataccaagtgtcatgatccgactattttcacaccgttgtgaaagggCTGTGtagcgctagctaaaacacttttgtttaactagccaacctatcatttaccaacGTTCATctatgaaacactttcattaacattcaatcaaatGACAGCGGAAaaagtaagcattcatgaaagtagtggcaagcaagcaataaacattgaatctacgcaattcattaacaacacctccgtcgaaaatgtgtgtttagcgagggagggaAGTAagctaaacatgttgacaaaagatagtgagttttataatgactgatgaacactcaccctcccctaaagaacTTTTTAGGTCATTCCCActctaacactaggaaacatcaaagtgacaaaggagtcatactgccatatttggcatacaaagacacagCTAGCAGAAAATAactctacactagtatttacatgatggaaacccatcccaaacacacgagacaaGTGGTCATAGGCAAGTATAAtaccctgaacaagcttaactcgtgacacCTAACCTTGCAGGATGTGTGGAACCCACTCATTGGGATGGTTAGAGTTTGAATATTGTCGCGTTTGCACGTGATAATTTAATTGAGAGGAAATTATTAATCAAAGAGCAACCCTTATCGAGGGAAAATCAACTTCGcctgaatatttttattttttattttttatttttttattttaagttcaACATGCATACGCAAGTTTTTAAGCCTTAAAAAGTGTGGTTTGCTATGTCTTTCCGGTCTCAGAAAATGGGTTGTTGATCAAACTCTTGTGATTCTGAAATTAATTCTATATTTTGAAACCGTTTTCAATTATAAGCTGATCTAAACAGGCTTGGCATAGTATGTGATGGGATTTATGCCACGATACAAATTTTAATAATCTTAACCTGCCAAATAAATGCTTGCACTCCAATGGACTATACAAAAAATAACCCCTTTTGAGTATCTTCTTCCCTTTGTACATGCAACTGTCAGATACATTCTTATTGTGagatttcttttcaaaattttcatcacTCACTAGGCCCTACAATGGTTTGGAAGTTCGAAGCAAAACATTGATATGAACCTAGCAGCATCTCCTGTCTATCTTTTAAACTTGGCTGGTACATTGTccagcattattattattattattattattattaatgtttaCAAGTAGACCAACAGTAAACGTGAGCGCATGAGAATCTCCCATGTGTTTATAACAATTCCTCATCCCCGCCGCCATGAAACTAGAAAAAGCTTTCACCATGATTAAGAAAGTGACCATGCATAGCTTTCTGATGGGCAAGCAGAAGCATCGTCACCAGCATTAGCATCAGCACCAACATTGGCCCCTTCCGAATCATCAGTTTGGCTGCGTATGCTAGCTGCGTGCTTACAAGCTCGTCTGTTTCCCTCTTGTTCAGACTCATAATTGATTTTCTGGTCATTTCATTGACTACCATCTCTTCTTCCACTTCAATCTTCTCAGCTGGACTCTGAACATGGGGCCTCATTTTCTTGAATTCCATAGGCAAATCCTCTATTGTTTCTGCTGGCCAAATTGCCTCTGCAGTAGACTCCACCGAGGAACTCCGCGTTTCTTCGGAGCTCTCCCCATTCTCCTCAATGTCCTCATCttcctcatcatcatcttcttcttcttcctcactAGTTTCTACAAATTCATTCTCACCCTCTTCGCTTTCCTCTTcaatctcctcctcctcctcatcatcatcaccatcctcttcttcttcttcttcttcttcaataacaACAAAGGATTGCCTTAATGGGTTATGGTCTTCCAACAACAGTCCTACATGAGCGGTTTCACATCTGTCATTCTCTGTCTCTTCTTCAATGGCTTCTTCTATAGATGCATCCTCACCCTCTGAACTTTCCTCTGCAATGTTGTCCTCCTCTTCATTACCACCATCTCCTCCTCCACCACCTTCTGCATTGCCCTCCTCATCCACCACTTCCTCTACAATCAATTGCCTAAATGACCTGCCTTGCTCTGAAATCAAAGTTGCATCAACTGGATGAAGCATTTCACCCATTGCCCCTACTTCATTGCCTTCTGTCAATGTGTCCTCGCAGGAATCACTCCTGACACGGGAATCAACATAAGAACCAGGCAAGGATGATTCCTCCCTGCCGATCCCAGTATCCTCTGAACCATCATCAGAGAACAGAATCTCCTGATGATCAAGGGAAAGGCTCTCCTCCCATCCATTGGCTTGAGGCTCGGGCTTTTGATCTTCCTGCACCAAATTATGCGAATTTGTGAGTGCTCCTTCCTGGAAGACCCCCACACCAGATACACTGGCTAGTCAAATTGATCCAATTACTCGAATAATATGGGAAATTTTGGATCAATGAAAGAGTTACCACGGGAAACTAATAACATAGAAGGAATGAATGGATTAATTAATTGTTACACTGATTAAAATCTCAGTCGTCGCCAACTTGGAGTACTCAATCTGGGTATCGCGCATCTTCGATGTTCCATCGCTATTTTGGCTGCAAAACCCACGACCATCCTCTCACATGTTATCagaaaatcagagagagagagagagagagaagagagaacaCCTTGAATTTTGATCCACAGACGATGGATTTTGAAGAAGAGAACGAAGCCCTTGGTTTCCTTTGTCGCTCTCGGCGCAATCAACCTCTGTTGGCTTCAATTTCATGGATACGACAGGGGGATTTGGTGGGTCTTTGTCGGTAGGTCTCCTCCTACTGATTGCAAAAGCCGATATCAGAGTTGCAGCAGCCAACGCTCCGCCCCACACAACGACTCCTCCAATAgtgccgccgccgccgccgccggtGAGGCTGATCGCCATCTTCTTCTTTCCTCTCCGGCGTTCCTCCGACGCCATGATATTCCCTTCTGCCTTCTGGGTCACTACTCTCTAGTCCTTGATAAATCTCTTTCTGCAGATTAAAATCGAAGGGGAGGTTGTTTTCTGATTAGAAgataaaaagagggagattggATCAGAGACGAGGGTGAGGATTGAGTTGGGAGTTTGGAGAAGTGTGGATCTATCGGAGGTTGAAGCGGACAGCTCTCCTGGAGTGAGTCTTTTGTGGGTTTGGGCAGAGAAGTAGGAGAGGGCGAGTGGCAGTTGGCATCTTCATTTACTTGGCATTGGTGCGAacgtttgtttaatttatttccCAACTGAAGATTCTCTTCGTGTCGCTCACCCGTGTTCACAATTTTATTTCTTGATGTTCACCAAAAAatgttgtttattttattttattttttttaaaaaaaataatttttcactaacaaaaaaataaaaataaaaaaattgtcatttaatatgttatgaaataaatataaagtaatagtagtaatggtactttttatttatttatttaaatgaaGTGTATTTGATATTATTAGTTTATACATCTAATTGTGTCGAGGTGTATTATATGAGTTAACATTCTATTTACGCTTAATGAAAAGTCTGTATGCAGTGAATATAACTTTCTATATAGGTTAAGGTTCTAAAAAAAACAAGCTTTTTGTTGCATAAATGTGTCATTTGTTATGATTGCCGGAGTGAATTCCTTTGTAGTAGTCAAGTAGCCTTgcattttttttgaataaaaatatttattcttttcatccaaactttctttttatttttatctaaatattgattattttttaatttcacaTATGGTATTGAAGTTTGTTAACTGGGCGGTGTCGAATTAATCTACAACCCTAAAATTTAATAGAACAATAAATTTTGACCATCAAAGAACATAAATGTaggtatttttaaattataagcTTTATGAGTTGTTCTAAATCAAGGTTACAACAAGTAAAATGAAGTGAGTTTGACTCTAATTTATAAAATAGTATTGAGTATTGTTACATTTTTGGTTTGGGTGATGTTATTGAACCAAAATTGGGATTAACATAGAGGAAAAGGATCCTACTCTGCATTAGGTTGATATTGAACTTAGGACCTCACAGAGAAGCTTGTCGACAAGACACTAGCTGTTAAGGGTAAAATAAAACCATTGAAGTCTTTGACTAGGTGAACTGGTTGAGCGCCAACTTGACCTAGTTAGTTGTCCTAACATTCTACCAATGTTAGTCGAATAGCCCAAGAAGGAAGGTTGACTGCCCGGTTATTCTACCAAGGCTCATCGACCGGTCCATAGGCTTGTTTGACCACCCCAAGTTGCTAGTTCGAATGGTAtctatttctcttctttttcccGTTTTCGTTATTTTTGTGCTATAATTATTCATTTTCTTAGAGATTATATGTATTCCAACTTAgaaaatacaatcaaatacataatGTTATGAATAAACTCGGATTTTGCACAGCGGAAATTAAACACAGCAACAATGAaaaacaaatatggaacacatacacatagtatatatgaaagtaagaacaacaatgcaaagagTTATGTgtttcggcaatgcctacatccacgagagcaatcgaCAAAAGTTTCACTATAGAAGTGTTAAAGAACACAATACAACACTTTTACAAtgatttttttctctctttctatgAGAATATACCTGGAATGATTATTTATAAACACTTCAGAGGTTTTCCCCCGAACACCCAACCACACTAACGTTcacatttaaaatttgaaattagcCTCGCAGTCCTGagtcaaactgtcgacggttcGAGATATTGAGAGAAAACCATCTCAGCAATATTCAGACAGCCGTTGACGGATACTTCGATGGAAAGATACTGAGAGCAGACATTATGAGATTTcagccaaaccgtcaatggtaaGAGCCAATCCATCGAAAGTTTCCCCTAGTGTTGATTCAACTATGCTTTTCTTCCTTGTGTATGTCCACCACTCAAGAATATGAGCTAccaaacacaacaatctccaccttggcaaattcTTGCCCCTCAGGAGATGTAGTAACCCAAGcccagaaaagaaaagaaaaaaataaaaagggaaggaaaaacaagaaaagaaaggagatggtttggtttagcaccgaaccgtcgacggttttaggtcatctcagaaaaccgtcgatggttttctccGAGCTGAGCTTACTTAAGTAATAAGCAAGGTCATTTTTttaattacacacacacacactctctctctctctctctctctctctctctctctctctctctctctctcctaagcctcCAGGGTCACTCTCACATGCTCTTTAATCCTTTTTTCTCCTCCCGCCTCGTAGGTCATCAATTCTCGACAGATTTAAATAGCTAGAATTTCGTGTTTCTGAAGGTTTTAGGTAGATTTTCcaaaaataggtaaggggattaaattaTGTCAGTTGTTTTTGAAATATGGactgattaaattgtagtatatgtttacaacgtactttcttagattaaggttttcgcaaattattaaccaatgtactttcttagattaaaaagTCTTCTCAATCTTAGTTTTCAGCAActtgcactttgaaacacaatttgtatatgctgaaatttgaaaagtaaagggtaagagtgagattgagattttttacgaggtttgacttatttGCAGGTTACATCCTCGCCTTATGCAAgaacacctaaggattccactaacaggtTGATTTGCGGGTGGAACAAACCGTTTACAATcttcctttagggtggagccccctctctaagcgataccc includes:
- the LOC131155766 gene encoding uncharacterized protein LOC131155766 — translated: MASEERRRGKKKMAISLTGGGGGGTIGGVVVWGGALAAATLISAFAISRRRPTDKDPPNPPVVSMKLKPTEVDCAESDKGNQGLRSLLQNPSSVDQNSSQNSDGTSKMRDTQIEYSKLATTEILISEDQKPEPQANGWEESLSLDHQEILFSDDGSEDTGIGREESSLPGSYVDSRVRSDSCEDTLTEGNEVGAMGEMLHPVDATLISEQGRSFRQLIVEEVVDEEGNAEGGGGGDGGNEEEDNIAEESSEGEDASIEEAIEEETENDRCETAHVGLLLEDHNPLRQSFVVIEEEEEEEEDGDDDEEEEEIEEESEEGENEFVETSEEEEEDDDEEDEDIEENGESSEETRSSSVESTAEAIWPAETIEDLPMEFKKMRPHVQSPAEKIEVEEEMVVNEMTRKSIMSLNKRETDELVSTQLAYAAKLMIRKGPMLVLMLMLVTMLLLAHQKAMHGHFLNHGESFF